In Gemmatimonas sp. UBA7669, the DNA window AGGTCCCTGCTAGATACAAGGATGGGAGGGGCGGGCGTCGAGGGCTCAAGCAGGCACGAGCCCTCGACGCCCGCCTCTCTTATCCCCAGATCCTCCAATCCTCACACTTTCAGTTCATGCGCTCACCCCGAGCTGCCGATGTCCTCGGGTTCGACACCCTTGCAATGCCCTCCTTCATTGTCCCCAATCCAAAATTGAGCAACAGACCGTGTGGCAGATCCAGCAATCGCAAGTACGTCAATAACTGCTGTCGATGCACGGGATGCGGACGCTCAGCGTGCTTGATCTCCACGACCAACTGTCGCTCGACGAGCAGGTCGACCCGGTACGCATGCGGCACCACGATGCCGTCGAAGGCCAGATCAACCGGCAGTTCGCGCGCGACCCGCAGGCCCTCACGTAGCAGCATCTCCTCGAGCAGCACGCGGTAGCTCGATTCGAGCAGGCCGGGACCGAGATGCTGGTGGATGCGGATGGCGCTGTGGATAACGAGGGCCGAGAGGTGGTCGGGGTGGGGGCGCATGGTCGTACATTGGCCGGTGACGTCATAGCCGTGTCATCGCTTGTCGGCGGGCATCGTTGAACTGAAGGTGTGAGGATGGGAGGATCTGGGGATCAGAGGGGCGGGCGTCGAGGGCTCTTCCCTGCCTGAGCCCTCGACGCCCGCCCCTCCTATCCTCGGATCCTCGTATCCTCACACCTTCAGTTCTACGGTGCCGCCGGAAGCACACGCACCAAAAGCACTTGCCCCATCGACGCCCGACGCGCATTAAGGAACAGCATCCCCCCCATCCCCGCCCCGCCATGCGCCTGATCCTCCTCCTCGCCCTCCTGCTCCTCCCCTCAACCGCCCACGCCACCTGGTCGGTTATCGCCGTCGACAAGGCCACCGGTCGCGTGGTGATCGCCTCAGCCACCTGCGTCGATCGCGATGATGCCTTCTTGCGGGGCATCCAGGCCGTCGTCGTGCCCGGCAAGGGCGTGGCAGCCTGTCAGGCGGCCGTTGACGGCACACACGCCAATCAGATGCTGGTGTACCGCGAGCTGCAGAAGGGCACCGATCCCGCGCGCATCATCGAGATGCTGAGCGCCGATCCGGCCTATCAGAGCCGGCAGTTCGGCATCGTGGATCTCAGTGGCCGCCACGCCGGTCACTCCGGGCTCTCCAACGGTTACGTGAGTCAGGACATGCAGGGGCAGGTGCCGGGTACGGAGATCTACTACTCCATTCAGGGCAACATCCTGCGCACGGGCGACGTGATTCCAAACGCCGTGCGGGCTTTTGTGCACACACAGGGCTCGCTGACCGACCGCGTCATGGCGGCGCTGGAAACCGCCGATCAATACGGCGGCGACAGCCGCTGTGTGTGCCCGCCGCTGCCCAGCGACATGAGCAAGCCCGCCATTCCCTGTGAGGGACGCACGTCGTACATCGCGTACATCCTGATGGCCAACACCAATGACCCGGTGGGCAGCTCGCATAGTGACGGACGCTACGCCATGTATCTCACGGTTGCGCAGCCCTCGCAGGGTGGACCGAACGCCATCAAGCCCGGCGAGAATCTGAATCCCGTCAAGACGCTGCGCGCGCGTTACAACGCGTGGCGGCGTACTCAGCCGGCTTCCTTCAAGTGAGGACGCGCACCATGCTTTCAGCCCGTTCAGTTGGCCGCCTGCTGACCGCTGGACTGCTGCCGCTGCTGCTTGGTGTGGCGGCTCCAGTTGCGGCGCAGCGTCCGGCGCCGCGCGCCGTGCTTTCGTTGAGCTCACCGGCCTTTGCCGATGGTGGACTCATTCCCGCGGCGCATGCGCAGACAGGTCGTGATGTGTCACCACCACTGACCTGGAGTGGGGTGCCGGACAGCACGCGCAGCTTCGTGCTCATCGTACGCGATCTCGACGCACTCGTTGGCGATGCCACCGACGACGTGCTGCACTGGATGGCGTGGAACATTCCGGCGACGGCCACGTCACTACGCGCGGGTGTGCCGAGTGGCGCGCAGTTGGACAACGGCATGCGGCAGATCAGCATCAGCGGGCCCTACTACCGCGGACCGGCGGCGCCGGCTTCCGGACCGCCGCACCACTACGTGTTCGAGCTGTACGCGCTCGACGTCATGCTCAATATCGCTCCAACGGCCATGTCGCCAGCCGCGACACGTGAAGCGGTGTTGCGCGCGATGACTGGTCACATTCGCGGCAAGGGTGTGCTGACGGGACGCTACCAGCGCCCCTTGCCGTAATGCCGGACGGCGAGACGAGAAGCCAGCGCGAAACACCGCCACCCGCGTCACACGCAGCGTCGGCGTCAGTATCGACGTCTCGTCTCGCCGCTGTGGACAGCATGCGCGTGCTGGCCATTCTCGCCGTCATCGCCATTCACGTGGCGCCGTTCACGCATGATGCACCACCGGCGCGCATTGGTCTCACGTGGAATCTGCCCACCATCGTCAATCAACTGGCGCGCTTTGCGGTGCCGTGCTTCTTCGTGCTCTCGGGCTTCTTCTGGGCACAGCGCACGGCAGACCCCGACCGGCGATGGCCGGTTACACGTCAGATGCTGCAACGCCTCGGCTTTCTGTTCCTGGGCTGGTCGCTCATTTACACACTGCCTTGGGATTCGGGGCGTCTGCTGCGCGACTGGCCAGCCAGTTACGGTGACATCCTCGCGCGCAATCTGCGGTGGATCAGCACGCACAAACTGCTCGTGCTGCTGCAAGGTGCCGAAACCCATCTCTGGTTTCTTGTGGCGCTGGCGTTCGCCGCAAGCATCTCGGCGCTCTGGCTGCGCTGGGGGAGTTGGCGTTCCCTGCTGCTGTTGGGCCTCGTGCTGTTTGCGCTGGCCATGCTCATGCGGCCCTATGTGAAGCTGCCGTTCGGCATTCCTGTGCGCTTCAACCCGCGCAACGGGCCGGCATTTGCCTTGCTTCCCTTCACCCTCGGCATCGCGCTGGCCTGGCGCGCGCCGTCACCCGTCCTGTTCCCTCGGCAGTGGCAGCGCTGGGGTATCGGGCTCTTTATGGCAGGCACGATACTGTCAGCCGCCGAGCTCACCTGGCTGCGTGTGAGCTACGGGCGCAGTCTGGCGCAGGACGCCGTGTTCTCCACCATGCTCTGCGGACTTGGCGCGGCCTGCCTGGCGCTCGGCAATCCGGCATGGCTGGCTCAATCGCGATTGGCGCGGCTTGGCCCGCTGGTTCTCGGTATCTATGCCGTGCATCCACTTGTCATCGATGTGCTGCTGCCGCAGCTCCCCAGGACGCGCGGCATGCTGCTCGACGTGCTGGCTCTGCTGCTGGTGTTTGTCCTGTCGTGGGGCGTGAGCAATCTGTTGGCCAGAACGCGATGGACGCGGTTCCTCGTACGCTGATCGCCGTGTACACTGTACATGACTCGGCACGTGACTTGCCCGTGACCACGGTGTGATGTTGCCGGAACGCGGGAGTGTCTGCGTACGGTATGCTCAACTCCGCGTTATCGCATGCACCGCGTCGTCCGCGCCTGCTCATGGCCACCGACTCGTGGACACCGCAGGTCAATGGCGTGAGTGTGGTTACCGCCACCATGGTGGACGGTTTGCGCGATGCCGGCTGGGACGTGGATGTGCTCGCGCCGCGGCTTGCCCGCGATCTTCCGCCGACGGACGGAGAAAGTGGTCCGCGCTGGCTCGACGCGGTATCACTTCCCGGTTATGCCGATGTGCGTGTGGCACGCCCGCAATGGGCCCGTGTTCGCGAGGCCTTTGACCGTGTGCAGCCCGACGTGGTGCATTGTGCCACCGAGTTTGTCGTTGGCCGTATGGCTCGCATCGAAGCGACGCGCCGCGGCATTCCCTTCACGACGTCCTATCACACGGATTTCGCCCGATACACGCGCAGCTATGGCATTGCCTGGTTGCGGACGCCCGTTTCGCGCTGGCTGACACACAGTCATCGGCGAGCCGCGCTGACCTTCACCCCGTCGGACTCCGCCTGTCAGGACCTGCACGCCCGCGGCTTGCGGCGCGTGGCCGTCTGGGGGCGGGGCATTGATACCGTCCACTTTCATCCGCGACATCGGCGCCGGGACGCGCACGAAGCGCCGGGGGCGCGTGCGCCGTTCACCTTCCTGTACGTGGGACGGCTGGCGCCCGAGAAGAACTTGCCCATGCTGCTCGACGCGTTTCTCGCAGTCCGCGCCGCGCGGCCTGACGTCCCCATGCAGTTGCAGCTGGTCGGCGATGGGCCCTTGACGGGATGGCTGCGGAACTGGATCCAACGAAACGCAGCGGGCGTGGTTCACTGCCTTGGTGCGCGATCGCGGGAAACGGAGCTTCCGCAGCTCTACGCCGATGCCGATGCCTTTGTGTTTGCCTCCACGACCGAGACACTTGGCCTCTCCGTGCTCGAAGCCATGGCG includes these proteins:
- a CDS encoding glycosyltransferase family 4 protein, with the protein product MLNSALSHAPRRPRLLMATDSWTPQVNGVSVVTATMVDGLRDAGWDVDVLAPRLARDLPPTDGESGPRWLDAVSLPGYADVRVARPQWARVREAFDRVQPDVVHCATEFVVGRMARIEATRRGIPFTTSYHTDFARYTRSYGIAWLRTPVSRWLTHSHRRAALTFTPSDSACQDLHARGLRRVAVWGRGIDTVHFHPRHRRRDAHEAPGARAPFTFLYVGRLAPEKNLPMLLDAFLAVRAARPDVPMQLQLVGDGPLTGWLRNWIQRNAAGVVHCLGARSRETELPQLYADADAFVFASTTETLGLSVLEAMASGTPVVAVPAGGVGEHVIDGVNGLTCSADHPSTISAAMTRLLDDPGLRLRLGCGARRHAERFGAEAERRRLDRLMRRVLVARGSEEPKN
- a CDS encoding GxxExxY protein, with protein sequence MRPHPDHLSALVIHSAIRIHQHLGPGLLESSYRVLLEEMLLREGLRVARELPVDLAFDGIVVPHAYRVDLLVERQLVVEIKHAERPHPVHRQQLLTYLRLLDLPHGLLLNFGLGTMKEGIARVSNPRTSAARGERMN
- a CDS encoding acyltransferase — encoded protein: MDSMRVLAILAVIAIHVAPFTHDAPPARIGLTWNLPTIVNQLARFAVPCFFVLSGFFWAQRTADPDRRWPVTRQMLQRLGFLFLGWSLIYTLPWDSGRLLRDWPASYGDILARNLRWISTHKLLVLLQGAETHLWFLVALAFAASISALWLRWGSWRSLLLLGLVLFALAMLMRPYVKLPFGIPVRFNPRNGPAFALLPFTLGIALAWRAPSPVLFPRQWQRWGIGLFMAGTILSAAELTWLRVSYGRSLAQDAVFSTMLCGLGAACLALGNPAWLAQSRLARLGPLVLGIYAVHPLVIDVLLPQLPRTRGMLLDVLALLLVFVLSWGVSNLLARTRWTRFLVR
- a CDS encoding DUF1028 domain-containing protein, yielding MRLILLLALLLLPSTAHATWSVIAVDKATGRVVIASATCVDRDDAFLRGIQAVVVPGKGVAACQAAVDGTHANQMLVYRELQKGTDPARIIEMLSADPAYQSRQFGIVDLSGRHAGHSGLSNGYVSQDMQGQVPGTEIYYSIQGNILRTGDVIPNAVRAFVHTQGSLTDRVMAALETADQYGGDSRCVCPPLPSDMSKPAIPCEGRTSYIAYILMANTNDPVGSSHSDGRYAMYLTVAQPSQGGPNAIKPGENLNPVKTLRARYNAWRRTQPASFK
- a CDS encoding YbhB/YbcL family Raf kinase inhibitor-like protein, translated to MLSARSVGRLLTAGLLPLLLGVAAPVAAQRPAPRAVLSLSSPAFADGGLIPAAHAQTGRDVSPPLTWSGVPDSTRSFVLIVRDLDALVGDATDDVLHWMAWNIPATATSLRAGVPSGAQLDNGMRQISISGPYYRGPAAPASGPPHHYVFELYALDVMLNIAPTAMSPAATREAVLRAMTGHIRGKGVLTGRYQRPLP